AGATGGGATTGAGATCAATAAATCAGATCAGGTCGCCGCTTAATGAAGATCTCATACACCAGATTTGACAATAACTCTAGTGAAAATCCGAGGACTCTAAATTGTTACAACCCCTTAGCTGCGCTTGATAGGCTTGTTCATATCCAGCCGGAACAAGCCTTCGACTTTGCCCAGAATTTGAAGAGGAGGATCTTTTTTGGTAATCACGATGGGTGCAAAGGCATCATTTTTGGGTTTTAGTACTACCCTATTTTTCTCTTTGATCAGTTGTTTTACTGTGGCTTCTCCCTCGATCATGGCGACGACTATCTCCCCCGATTCCGCATCCCTTTGTGGTTTAACCAAGACCAGATCTCCATCCAATATCCCCGCGTCCTTCATGCTTCCCCCCTGTACCTTTAAGAGAAAAACATCCTCCCATCGGGCAATGGTCGGATCGAGCATGAGGTGCCCCATCAGGTATTCCTCCGCAAGTATGGGTGATCCGGCGGCAACTTTTCCCAGGATCGGAACAGACCGACCGGAAGCGTGCCCGAGGACCTCAATCGCCCGAGCGCCTTTCCCCCTCCGAACATAGCCTTTCTTCTCAAGGGCGAGGAGATGCCGTTGCACGCCCAATATGCCGACCATCTGAAAATGATCGGCAATCTCCCGCTGTGACGGAGGATA
The Candidatus Manganitrophaceae bacterium genome window above contains:
- the lexA gene encoding transcriptional repressor LexA, producing the protein MATSLTNRQKEVLGFIRHTIEEQGYPPSQREIADHFQMVGILGVQRHLLALEKKGYVRRGKGARAIEVLGHASGRSVPILGKVAAGSPILAEEYLMGHLMLDPTIARWEDVFLLKVQGGSMKDAGILDGDLVLVKPQRDAESGEIVVAMIEGEATVKQLIKEKNRVVLKPKNDAFAPIVITKKDPPLQILGKVEGLFRLDMNKPIKRS